GCTTATCATTGGACAACTTGAAAGTGCGGCCAAGGTGAGGCTTCAGACCGTGGGCTTTCCAGATGCGCCGGACCGCCGTTTAGCTAATCCCAGCCGATTCAGCCATGGTGCGTGTGCTCCAGTGGGTGGCATCGGCGGGCTTTTGCTCCAGGGTTTTCCTGACGATGGCCGCGATCTTCTGCGCCGAAAATTTCTTTCTGCGACCGGGACGGGGGGCATCTTTCCTCAGTCCGTCAATACCAAGCCGGATAAAGCGTTCGCGCCATCGTGCCGAGAGTTGGCGGGTGAGGCCAAGTTCCCGGGCAATCCCAATGTCTTGCATCCCCTGCGCGGCCAGGAGTATTATCTTCGCCCGCTGACAAAACCGGACGGAGACCGATCTGCCCTTGGCAACCTTGCTTAGCAGGGCTTTTTGGTCGGAGGTAAGCTTAACCGCAGGGGCGACTTTCATGAACCAAAGCCTAAACCAGTGCCAATGGGGATATCAATCTTTATGTTATATTATTTACGCCGCACTATATTAGCTTCTCCCATAAGTACAGTCAAGGCATGTTGAGTCGTGGATGGCTGCATGGGCGTGATTTTATCTGCGGGGAGTATCCGGCCTCTTGGTCGAGCGAATGGCTCAATCCAATTTTCCTTGAACCCGAGATGGGTAGGGCGACTGCGTCCTCGCAGTGCCGTGTATTTCCGGGACGTTCGGCGGCTGTGCCAGCCTTCGCACAAGGCTCCGGCACGGTTCGACGGGGACGCACCCGCCCTACCTGTTTGTCTGTGGGAAGTCGGAGATCAATTGCGTTAATGTCGAGACTCCCAGCGCTTTCAGTTATGCCCTAACTGAATGGGCGGGGTAAATCCCTTGCGGCGGTTTTGGCAAAATCTCCCTAGCTAAGTTACATAAATCCAAGCCAGGGACCGATCGCCGAGCGGTCCGATTCAGATGAGTTTGAAAAAAGAAGCAAAAATGCCTCAGACTTCCACGCAGAAAGAATCCCATGGCTGCATCGCATGTTGGGAGACTTTTTATGAACTATCATGAACTTTCTCTGATTGGAAAGCCCTCGGTTTCGCCGATCATTTGAGAGGCCTTGGAAAATTCTCTCATTTTTCTTTAGTGGAATCCAGCCTTTCAGACGTCATCTTATTAGAGGGTAGTTCCTTCTGACTAATACCTGTAGTTTTGAGTTATGTATTAGTTTCTATTGTTGTAGTTGTTTGTAATGTAATTGTTCATCGAAAGCCCTCACGGTAGGGGTACCGTGAGGGCTTTTGCTTGTACGCATTTGTCTGACAGGATGTGCCCATTGCTGTGGCAATTCCAGGAACAGAAAAAGATCTGGTGTAGCTCATTAATTTTGCTGGGTATGCGAAACTTGACCCCTTCGCACTATTGCCTGTAGACAACTGGCTGAACTCTCCATTCCAAGCTCCATTATGACTATTGTTACCTTTCTGTTCTTCACCGGTTTAGTTGGTTTGATTACCTGGCGGATGACGCGCAAGGACGACCACGGGACCTCCACGGGTTACTTTCTGGCCGGACGGACGCTTACGGGCGGTTTCATTGCCGGGTCGCTTATGCTGACCAATCTTTCCACGGAACAGATGGTGGGATTGAATGGAGCGGCGTTCACGGATGGTATTGCCGTTATGGCCTGGGAGGTGATTGCCGGGGCATCGCTGGTGTTGATGGCTCTCTACTTTTTACCCAAATACCTTCGGAGTGGAATTGCCACGATTCCCGAATTTCTCGAGCGACGTTTCAATGGAACGACTCGTTCGATCACCAGTATCATTTTTATTATCGCGTATGCGGGTATCCTGTTACCTATCATTCTTTATACCGGTGCTACCGGATTGGCCGGGATTTTGGATCTTAAAGAGCTGACCGGGATTCAAAGCGATACGACCGTGCTTTGGATGACGGTGTGGTTCATTGGAATCCTAGGTTCCATATACGCGATTTTCGGTGGATTACGAACCGTGGCGGTCTCGGATACGATCAATGGATTTGGATTATTGGTCGGGGGTATCATGATCGCGGTCTTCGGATTATATGCGGTAAACGATGGAGGTATCTTCCAGGCGCTTGGCGAGATGAAGGAGGCCCATCCTGAAAAATTTAACAGCATCGGCGGAAGCAAGTCTTCGGTCCCTTTCAGTACGCTGTTTACCGGTGTCTTGTTGTTGAACCTATTTTATTGGACGACCAATCAACAGATTATTCAACGAACCTTTGGGGCGACCTCGCTCAAGGAAGGGCAAAAGGGAGTGCTGATTGCCGGTGTCCTAAAAGTGCTGGCTCCCATCATTCTCGTATTACCAGGGATGATCGCTTTTCATCTTTATTCGGACCAAGCCGGTTTCAGGGCTGATGAAGCCTACGGCACTTTGGTTCGCAATGTGCTGCCCTCCTGGTTGGCAGGTTTCTTTGCAGCGGTGATGGTGGGTGCGATTTTAAGTTCCTTCAACTCGGCTCTAAATAGCACGGCCACACTATTTTCGCTGGGGGTTTACAAGCATTGGATCAAACACGATGAAGCGAACGAGGACAAAGTGATTCGGAACGGAAAACTCGTGGGAACGGTTATGGCGATTCTAGCCATGTGCACGGCACCTCTACTGGCAGGACAAGACAGTATATTCGGATACCTGCAAAAGATGAACGGCCTGTATTTTATTCCGATCTTTTCAGTCGTGCTTGCTGGATTCCTTTTCAAACGTGCCTCCGCCCCGGCAGCTAACATGGCTTTGGTGGTGGGCTGCTCGATACTCGTTCTTGGCTATTTCGTACCACCCTTTACCGGAATGGCGCAGCAGGTGCATGACTTTCACTTCCTCGGGCTCGTATTTGCGCTTCTCATGGTCTTCCAATTTGTCATGAGCAAAGCGAAACCCTTGCCTCAGGATTGGGAGCACAAGCATTCAGGAGATGTCGATCTGACGCCGTGGAAGTGGGCCAAGCCGGTCGGCATCGGAATCGTAGTGTTTGTAGTCACTCTCTATTTGTCCTTAGCCGATTTCTCGGTGTTGGCCTAGAGGATTTCTCCAGCGTGCAGTTTCTTTAGGAAACTAAATACCGGTAGTACCCAAGTATATCCAACAGGGTGCTTCCGCTCGCCGAAGTATGCAACGTTGAGGTCAAGTGCAAAGGGCCCCAAGTTAAGCGTTGAAGTGACATAGTCTTTGAGTTGAATTAACCGACTGACTGCTCATCGATGAATTTTTCCAAAGAACTATTTTGGGATGTAGACCCTGAATCCATTGATCAAGATAAACATGCACGGTTTGTCATCGGGCGGGTATTGTCTCGCGGAATGATGTCTGACTTCCTCGAACTTCAAAGGACATACAGCAAGGAACGGATTAGGCGGGAGTTGCCTCTTTGTCGATCATTGGATCCCAAGACCGTGAGTTTTTGCAGCGTTTATTTTGGCCTAAAAAAGGAGAATTTTAAGTGTTACGCTACGAAGCTATCCAACCAGAAGCACTGGATTTACTAAGAGCCTTGGCGCCATTGCCGGCGTTTGAAGACTTCGCTTTGGTCGGTGGAACCAGCCTGGCATTGCAATTGGGGCACCGCTTGTCAGTCGATCTTGATTTTTTCACACCGAATGATTTTAGCACCGACCATGTATTGGAAGTATTAGAGCCGCATTTCGATCTAGTGGTTACCGGGAGAGCGGCTTATTCACTGAATTGCCTGATAAACGGAATCAAGGTGGATATTCTAAGGCACCGATATGTTTTACTAAAAGACCTTGTTGTTGAGGGTGGAATCAAGCTTTGGTCCATCGAAGACATAGCCGCAGCGAAGATCTCCGCGATTACCAATCGGGGCGCCAAAAAGGACTTCTATGATTTAGTGGCGATATTATCTGTAATGCCCCTGGATTCAGTTTTGTCCTGCTTCGAAAAAAAGTATCCCTCAGGCGAAAGATTCATGGCGATGAAGTCTTTGAGTTGGTTTGAAGATGCGGAAAGTGAACCGGATCCGATCACTCTTGCTGAACTCAATTGGGAGGAAGTAAAGGAGACAGTTCTGGAGTCATTGAAG
This genomic window from Verrucomicrobiota bacterium contains:
- a CDS encoding helix-turn-helix domain-containing protein; this encodes MKVAPAVKLTSDQKALLSKVAKGRSVSVRFCQRAKIILLAAQGMQDIGIARELGLTRQLSARWRERFIRLGIDGLRKDAPRPGRRKKFSAQKIAAIVRKTLEQKPADATHWSTRTMAESAGIS
- a CDS encoding solute:sodium symporter family transporter — translated: MTIVTFLFFTGLVGLITWRMTRKDDHGTSTGYFLAGRTLTGGFIAGSLMLTNLSTEQMVGLNGAAFTDGIAVMAWEVIAGASLVLMALYFLPKYLRSGIATIPEFLERRFNGTTRSITSIIFIIAYAGILLPIILYTGATGLAGILDLKELTGIQSDTTVLWMTVWFIGILGSIYAIFGGLRTVAVSDTINGFGLLVGGIMIAVFGLYAVNDGGIFQALGEMKEAHPEKFNSIGGSKSSVPFSTLFTGVLLLNLFYWTTNQQIIQRTFGATSLKEGQKGVLIAGVLKVLAPIILVLPGMIAFHLYSDQAGFRADEAYGTLVRNVLPSWLAGFFAAVMVGAILSSFNSALNSTATLFSLGVYKHWIKHDEANEDKVIRNGKLVGTVMAILAMCTAPLLAGQDSIFGYLQKMNGLYFIPIFSVVLAGFLFKRASAPAANMALVVGCSILVLGYFVPPFTGMAQQVHDFHFLGLVFALLMVFQFVMSKAKPLPQDWEHKHSGDVDLTPWKWAKPVGIGIVVFVVTLYLSLADFSVLA
- a CDS encoding nucleotidyl transferase AbiEii/AbiGii toxin family protein; translated protein: MLRYEAIQPEALDLLRALAPLPAFEDFALVGGTSLALQLGHRLSVDLDFFTPNDFSTDHVLEVLEPHFDLVVTGRAAYSLNCLINGIKVDILRHRYVLLKDLVVEGGIKLWSIEDIAAAKISAITNRGAKKDFYDLVAILSVMPLDSVLSCFEKKYPSGERFMAMKSLSWFEDAESEPDPITLAELNWEEVKETVLESLKKIPS